From one Melospiza melodia melodia isolate bMelMel2 chromosome 6, bMelMel2.pri, whole genome shotgun sequence genomic stretch:
- the C6H11orf16 gene encoding uncharacterized protein C11orf16 homolog: protein MAHLEGSLPRGLRYCSVRPALDKVSCSTVMSTVNPCCRSSFVLYPAWIAEHLTPQRCQWISHCLPSPGPAWKSLGESGGTDSNVPVLARGEQDGFYYPGTVKEEIESERGMFLVEFAKPLVSRGRHPVCVQKTAQGDILEYVNGMKHSLLPGDRVLAPWEPDRARYGPGTVLRGIETRDPLRASEDEEITVQFCNDKQVKVPRGVALWIPPSLWERIVEMMNMPFTSRVKSRPSQESDSCIFPCSPKAALIPVCALCSLAKHCLLCSPCWPHFYHHCAGGICCSPAWARCICCCHPCAAAWWPLPSRSLVFQDKAEEAESSSEPSPGLLELKVTKQGEAAAVATSSSSSGSERDLKPSPTKGTVGDSAVNTGSTCLEKPRLRNSARPEGEYWKGSHHKSHSSNSGPGSCTKGQLESKAISTGDMPSVAPAQQSAMFETTEQTPRGQLTLKTILRDQDFKPSWREGFAASEQRYKAASDDKCEGTCVGDDKPDVTDPVRAHLQQSRERHHQPEFSTCTTDQVQGLKFQR, encoded by the exons ATGGCTCATTTGGAAGGGTCCCTGCCCAGGGGTCTCAGGTATTGCAGTGTGAGGCCAGCTTTGGACAAGGTTTCATGTTCCACTGTCATGTCCACAGTTAAtccctgctgcaggagctctTTTGTTCTGTACCCTGCCTGGATCGCTGAGCACCTCACCCCCCAGAG GTGCCAATGGATCAGCCACTGCCtcccctcccctggcccagcatGGAAGAGCCTTGGGGAATCAGGAGGGACAGACAGCAACGTGCCTGTGCTGGCTAGAGGGGAGCAAGATGGATTTTATTACCCTGGTACAGTAAAAGAGGAGATAGAG AGTGAAAGAGGCATGTTCCTGGTAGAGTTTGCCAAACCACTTGTGTCACGTGGAAGGCATCCAGTGTGTGTGCAAAAAACAGCACAGGGTGACATCCTGGAATATGTGAATGGGATGAAGCACtccttgctccctggagacagAGTGCTGGCACCCTGGGAGCCAGATAGGGCCAGGTATGGCCCAGGAACTGTCCTCAGAGGCATTGAGACAAGGGATCCCTTACGAG CCTCAGAAGATGAGGAAATTACAGTCCAGTTCTGTAATGACAAGCAAGTGAAAGTCCCCCGTGGTGTGGCTCTGTGGATCCCTCCCAGCCTGTGGGAGAGGATTGTGGAGATGATGAACATGCCCTTCACCAGCAGGGTGAAGTCCAGACCAAGCCAGGAATCTGACTCTTGCATTTTTCCCTGCAGTCCTAAAGCAGCCCTGATTCCTGTTTGTGCTCTGTGTAGCCTTGCCAAGCACTgcttgctctgctctccctgctggccACATTTCTACCACCACTGTGCTGGTGGAATCTGCTGCTCACCAGCCTGGGCAAGGTGCATCTGCTGCTgccatccctgtgctgctgcctggtggcCTCTTCCCTCCAGGTCTCTGGTCTTTCAGGACAAAGCTGAAGAGGCAGAGTCCAGCAGTGAGCCCTCTCCAGGCCTTCTAGAACTGAAAGTCACAAAAcaaggagaagctgcagctgtggcaacatcttcttcctcttctggtTCAGAGAGGGACCTGAAGCCATCCCCCACTAAGGGTACTGTGGGGGACAGTGCTGTTAACACAGGCTCCACCTGTCTTGAAAAGCCCAGGCTGAGGAATTCTGCAAGACCTGAAGGGGAATACTGGAAAGGAAGCCACCACAAATCCCATTCCAGTAATTCAG GACCTGGAAGTTGTACAAAGGGCCAGCTGGAATCCAAAGCCATCTCCACTGGGGACATGCCCAGTGTGGCCCCAGCTCAGCAGAGTGCAATGTTTGAAACCACCGAGCAGACTCCCAGAGGGCAACTCACACTGAAAACAATCCTAAGAGACCAAGATTTCAAGCCGTCATGGAGG GAAGGCTTTGCAGCATCAGAACAAAGATACAAAGCAGCATCTGATGATAAATGTGAAGGCACTTGTGTTGGAGATGACAAACCTGATGTTACAGACCCTGTCAGAGCTCACTTGCAGCAAAGCAGAGAGAGACATCATCAACCAGAATTCAGTACATGTACAACTGATCAAGTTCAGGGGCTGAAATTTCAG CGATGA
- the AKIP1 gene encoding A-kinase-interacting protein 1, whose translation MRGVSKECEKCYRSMATNKCKENEIRHFCKYHGKSVERKMDPTEEEETEGTVEPSQAQTCQQRPRRHSKDFYIEVSPGIYSVTAISEDMVEQTHVVDVNAGQSVDLTFVL comes from the exons ATGAGAGGAGTCTCAAAGGAATGCGAG AAGTGCTATAGGTCCATGGCAACCAACAAGTGCAAAGAGAATGAAATCAGACACTTCTGCAAATACCATGGCAAGTCAGTAGAAAGAaagatggatcccacagaagaagaG gAGACTGAAGGTACTGTAGAACCCAGCCAAGCTCAAACTTGCCAGCAAAGG cccAGAAGACATTCCAAAGATTTCTACATTGAAGTTTCTCCTGGCATCTATTCTGTCACAGCAATCTCAGAAGACATGGTGGAACAAACCCACGTAGTAGATGTCAATGCAGGACAAAGTGTTGATTTAACTTTTGTCCTGTGA